The following coding sequences are from one Flavobacteriales bacterium window:
- the aroF gene encoding 3-deoxy-7-phosphoheptulonate synthase, with amino-acid sequence MIIELNENVSEERAHELAKIAKAFCIYDGTRFVLINSSSEKELPTELENLTNKFVVFADDLQLGSRKYKNETRTIQLGKVQIGGNSGNTVVIGGPCSVESEEQIRSSASLMKELGISTLRAGAYKPRTSPYSFQGMGLEGLKLLAKMRDEFGLNIITEVRDATQVDDIIEYADIIQIGAKSMYDHGILKKCGKAKQPVLLKRGFGTTLQEFVQASEFILSGGNQNVMLCERGIRTFETKTRFTLDLCGVAYLKEYTNLPLVLDPSHAMGYAYGVADLSRACVAMGVDGLLVEVHPNPKVAKSDASQQLNHDEFRDLLGTLRPIAKAIGREII; translated from the coding sequence ATGATCATTGAACTGAACGAAAACGTTAGCGAAGAACGAGCTCATGAGCTGGCAAAAATTGCGAAAGCCTTTTGCATTTACGATGGAACCCGATTTGTGCTGATCAACAGTTCGTCAGAAAAAGAATTACCAACCGAACTCGAAAATCTGACAAACAAATTCGTTGTGTTTGCGGATGATCTTCAGCTTGGAAGTCGTAAGTACAAAAACGAAACGCGCACCATTCAATTGGGCAAGGTGCAAATTGGAGGCAATTCTGGAAACACGGTTGTCATTGGCGGTCCATGTTCGGTAGAAAGCGAAGAGCAGATTCGTTCTTCGGCATCTTTGATGAAAGAGCTAGGCATCAGCACGCTTCGTGCAGGAGCTTATAAGCCACGAACATCGCCTTACTCGTTCCAAGGAATGGGTTTAGAAGGACTGAAACTGCTAGCTAAGATGCGCGATGAATTCGGTCTGAACATCATTACGGAAGTGCGCGATGCAACTCAAGTGGATGATATCATTGAATATGCTGACATCATTCAGATCGGAGCAAAATCGATGTATGATCACGGTATTCTGAAGAAATGCGGAAAGGCAAAACAGCCTGTGCTGCTGAAGCGTGGTTTTGGCACCACCTTGCAGGAATTTGTACAGGCTTCGGAGTTCATCCTTTCGGGTGGAAACCAGAATGTGATGCTTTGTGAGCGCGGTATTCGCACATTCGAAACGAAAACAAGATTTACACTTGATCTCTGTGGAGTGGCGTATTTGAAAGAATACACCAATCTTCCATTGGTATTGGATCCTTCGCACGCTATGGGTTATGCGTATGGTGTTGCTGATCTCAGTCGCGCATGTGTTGCCATGGGTGTTGATGGACTGTTGGTTGAAGTTCACCCGAATCCGAAAGTGGCGAAAAGCGATGCTTCTCAGCAATTGAATCATGATGAATTCCGTGACCTTTTAGGAACGCTCAGACCGATTGCGAAGGCGATTGGAAGAGAAATCATTTAG
- a CDS encoding c-type cytochrome, producing MLHACKPEEESFWEYLDPSEELSGGGASVHDASPLAFSKSIDGLTGDDALLFFVGNSFFNQNWVTAPASTTARDGLGPFFNSRSCSGCHFKDGRGRAPEYSGEVSSGLLIRLSTPGMGPHGEPLPHPAYGGQLHDQAIVGVPAEGDFSISYSTVSGQYDDGTSYSLREPNYQLNFTGYGGAGGVMFSPRVANQMIGLGLLEALSESTILERADAGDADGDGVSGRPNYVWNSLTQTTQLGRFGWKANQPNLLLQAAGAFLGDMGITSFVNPSENCTSPQNDCQNAPNGGQPEIEDDDLRKVELYCRTLAVPVRRNHNAPEVLKGKELFFSIGCESCHRSKMVTGNHPDVSALSGQTIFPYTDMLLHDMGEGLADNRPDFLADGNEWRTPPLWGIGLFQTVNGHTNYMHDGRARNLEEAILWHGGEAENSVNKFKALSSAQRNDIITFLNSL from the coding sequence ATGCTACATGCCTGCAAGCCAGAAGAAGAAAGCTTTTGGGAATACCTTGACCCAAGCGAAGAATTATCTGGAGGCGGAGCATCAGTTCATGATGCTTCGCCTTTGGCGTTTTCCAAATCCATAGATGGATTAACGGGAGATGACGCCCTGCTGTTCTTTGTAGGCAATTCCTTCTTCAATCAGAATTGGGTAACAGCACCTGCCAGCACCACAGCCAGAGACGGATTAGGGCCGTTTTTCAATTCGCGTTCATGTTCTGGTTGTCATTTTAAAGATGGCCGAGGCCGCGCACCCGAATATTCAGGTGAAGTTTCCTCAGGACTGTTGATCAGGCTGAGCACACCCGGCATGGGACCGCATGGCGAACCATTGCCGCATCCGGCCTATGGCGGCCAGTTACATGATCAGGCAATTGTTGGTGTGCCTGCGGAAGGCGATTTCAGCATCTCGTACAGCACCGTTTCTGGTCAGTATGATGATGGAACGTCATATTCGCTACGCGAACCGAATTATCAACTCAACTTTACGGGTTATGGCGGAGCAGGTGGGGTGATGTTCTCTCCCCGCGTAGCCAACCAAATGATAGGGCTCGGTCTGTTAGAGGCTCTTTCAGAGAGTACCATTTTGGAACGGGCCGATGCAGGAGATGCCGATGGCGATGGCGTTTCAGGCAGACCGAATTATGTTTGGAACAGTCTTACACAAACAACACAACTCGGAAGGTTTGGATGGAAAGCCAATCAGCCCAATTTGCTGCTGCAAGCGGCTGGGGCATTTTTGGGCGATATGGGAATTACCTCTTTCGTTAACCCATCAGAGAATTGCACAAGTCCGCAGAACGACTGTCAGAACGCACCCAACGGTGGTCAACCCGAAATCGAGGATGACGACCTGAGAAAAGTGGAACTCTATTGCAGAACCCTGGCGGTTCCTGTGCGCAGAAACCACAATGCACCAGAGGTGTTGAAAGGAAAAGAACTCTTCTTCTCTATCGGTTGCGAAAGCTGCCACCGTTCTAAAATGGTTACGGGAAACCATCCAGATGTTTCCGCATTGTCTGGTCAGACCATTTTCCCATATACCGATATGCTGTTGCACGATATGGGCGAAGGATTGGCCGATAATCGCCCAGACTTTTTAGCCGATGGAAACGAATGGCGCACCCCGCCACTTTGGGGCATTGGCCTGTTTCAAACCGTAAACGGACATACCAATTACATGCATGATGGCAGAGCGAGAAATCTTGAAGAAGCCATTCTCTGGCATGGTGGCGAAGCTGAAAACTCCGTCAATAAATTCAAAGCGCTGTCCTCCGCGCAGCGCAACGATATTATCACATTCTTAAATTCGCTGTAA
- a CDS encoding imelysin family protein, which yields MRYSKLVLLFLFIATIGAYQSCKKTESAEYDRVLLVQELVNNVILPRQQSAQDKTFALYNAAQAFKTDASFSNFQTLRQEWLESKKAYKLIELFNLGDVYDTYMHNKMNKWPCNTTFIDDMLADVVVLDQAYIDTKGSTAKGLPALEYLLFDPTLSETEMHMQLTSSADFARRKDLIEAYSQDLYFKAYFLNDLWAMTGENYGQTFVTNSPRSGLESPVNIICNALVAQAERIYASELGQALGNYNGGTPDETLAEAFRSRESLACIRASIISLLETLNGKMDGLSDSASLRNHLIACGASATATDIEEHLSESIILIDNYNTSLAEGVTSSPQTLQEIRSHIQNVVVLLKTEAFPSLGITLTFNDNDGD from the coding sequence ATGCGCTACTCAAAACTCGTTCTGCTCTTCCTGTTTATTGCCACTATTGGAGCATATCAATCGTGTAAAAAGACGGAATCAGCTGAGTATGACCGCGTTCTCTTGGTTCAAGAACTGGTGAATAACGTTATCCTACCAAGGCAGCAGAGTGCGCAAGACAAAACATTTGCGCTGTATAATGCTGCGCAGGCGTTTAAGACAGATGCTTCCTTTAGCAATTTCCAAACCCTCAGACAGGAATGGCTTGAGTCTAAAAAAGCCTACAAACTTATTGAGCTGTTTAACCTTGGCGATGTTTACGATACATACATGCACAATAAGATGAACAAGTGGCCTTGTAACACCACGTTCATTGATGATATGTTGGCAGATGTGGTTGTACTAGACCAAGCGTATATTGACACAAAAGGTTCTACAGCGAAAGGATTGCCAGCATTGGAATACCTGCTTTTTGATCCGACACTTTCAGAGACTGAGATGCATATGCAACTAACGTCCTCAGCTGATTTTGCGAGACGGAAAGACCTGATAGAAGCGTATTCGCAAGACCTTTACTTCAAGGCGTATTTTCTGAATGATTTGTGGGCTATGACTGGAGAAAATTACGGCCAAACGTTTGTGACCAATTCACCAAGATCTGGGCTCGAAAGTCCGGTGAATATTATCTGTAATGCCTTGGTTGCTCAAGCCGAGCGTATCTATGCTTCGGAACTCGGCCAAGCTCTTGGAAACTACAACGGTGGAACTCCAGACGAAACGTTGGCTGAAGCGTTCAGAAGTAGAGAATCGCTTGCCTGTATTCGTGCATCCATCATATCCTTATTAGAAACGCTGAATGGAAAAATGGATGGTTTGTCGGACAGTGCTTCACTCAGAAACCACCTAATTGCCTGTGGTGCATCGGCCACCGCAACAGATATTGAAGAGCACCTTTCTGAATCCATTATTCTAATTGATAACTATAACACTTCGCTTGCAGAAGGCGTCACGTCATCTCCTCAAACGCTGCAAGAAATCAGAAGTCATATTCAAAATGTGGTTGTTCTGCTGAAAACAGAAGCATTCCCTTCTTTGGGAATTACGCTCACTTTCAACGATAATGATGGGGATTGA
- a CDS encoding chloride channel protein, whose product MNLLRSIFIQSQGSLKKWFRIFVKWRLRNISHRNFVLILSVLVGFTSGLVAVTIKNAVHLIQSGLLSEYIRPIQQYLYFVLPTIGILITYLIIHRVIRRPLSEGVPLILYSLSKESGFIKFYHTFASLITAPFTVAFGGSVGLEAPTVITGAAIGSNLGRIFHLDYKMRTQLIACAAAGTVSSIFNAPIAGIVFAIEVIMIDLTTASLIPLLMASASASVTSRLFLGNDTLFHFPLMEVLRLSEVPFYILLGIAAGLFSVYFTITFLTITKLGTRKMNPYLRIAGGGALLGMMIFVFPPLYGEGFDLINSLIDGNYSKIFSNTLFVGLENQLPLMLLFLTGLVIFKAVATSVTIGIGGVGGIFAPTLFMGSTLGFIVAKTLNLVGFEHISVVNFTLVGMAALMGGNMRAPLTAIFLIAEITNGYSLFVPLMIAVSMSFLTSKFLFPHSVYNFKLASRGELLTHHKDRNVLTLMRMDQLLERNLVCIQPTMNLGQLVQVIKKSTRNIFPVVDPDENFLGIIFLDDVRDIMFDTSKYDSVLVAELMRPPLGKVEITDSMEKVVNTFKDVNAWNLPVLENGKYKGYLSRSKLFTEYRKLLVEFSED is encoded by the coding sequence ATGAATCTGCTTAGGTCCATTTTCATTCAATCGCAGGGATCCTTAAAAAAGTGGTTCCGGATCTTTGTCAAGTGGCGACTTAGGAATATTTCGCACCGGAATTTCGTTCTGATCCTCAGCGTTCTTGTTGGCTTCACCTCAGGACTTGTAGCCGTTACCATCAAAAATGCGGTGCACCTCATTCAATCAGGATTGCTGAGCGAATACATCCGTCCAATTCAACAGTACCTCTATTTCGTACTTCCAACAATTGGGATTCTCATTACCTATCTCATCATTCATCGGGTCATCAGACGACCATTGAGCGAAGGTGTTCCGCTCATTTTGTATTCGCTGAGCAAGGAAAGCGGTTTCATCAAGTTCTATCACACGTTTGCGTCTCTTATTACCGCTCCATTCACTGTAGCTTTTGGTGGTTCTGTTGGTTTGGAGGCTCCGACCGTGATCACTGGCGCTGCAATCGGTTCCAATCTCGGTCGCATTTTTCACCTCGACTATAAAATGCGCACGCAACTGATAGCCTGTGCAGCTGCAGGAACCGTTTCATCGATCTTCAACGCACCGATCGCAGGCATCGTTTTCGCCATCGAGGTGATCATGATCGATCTGACCACCGCTTCACTCATTCCGCTGTTGATGGCTTCAGCATCCGCATCGGTCACATCCCGATTATTTCTCGGAAACGACACGCTTTTTCACTTTCCACTTATGGAAGTGTTGCGACTTTCAGAAGTTCCATTTTACATCCTTCTCGGAATCGCAGCAGGTCTGTTTTCTGTCTATTTCACCATCACGTTCCTTACCATTACCAAACTGGGAACGCGGAAAATGAACCCATACTTGCGCATTGCTGGTGGCGGTGCATTGCTTGGGATGATGATTTTCGTGTTCCCTCCGCTTTATGGCGAGGGTTTCGACCTCATCAATTCGCTCATTGACGGGAATTACTCCAAAATTTTCAGTAACACCTTATTTGTAGGGTTGGAAAATCAACTTCCACTGATGCTTTTATTCCTCACGGGATTGGTGATCTTCAAAGCCGTGGCCACTTCGGTCACCATTGGAATCGGAGGCGTTGGAGGAATTTTCGCCCCAACACTTTTTATGGGCAGCACCTTGGGATTCATTGTGGCCAAAACGTTGAATCTGGTCGGTTTCGAGCACATTTCCGTAGTTAACTTCACACTGGTTGGCATGGCTGCGCTAATGGGAGGAAACATGCGTGCTCCGCTAACTGCCATTTTCCTCATTGCCGAAATAACCAATGGCTACTCGCTTTTCGTTCCGTTGATGATTGCTGTTTCGATGTCGTTTCTCACTTCAAAATTCCTATTTCCGCATTCTGTCTACAACTTCAAACTGGCAAGTCGTGGAGAACTGCTAACGCACCACAAAGACCGAAACGTGCTTACGCTTATGCGAATGGATCAATTGCTCGAACGCAATCTGGTCTGCATCCAGCCTACAATGAACCTTGGTCAATTGGTTCAGGTGATTAAAAAGTCAACGCGAAATATTTTCCCAGTTGTAGACCCAGATGAGAATTTCCTCGGAATCATCTTTTTGGATGATGTTCGCGATATCATGTTTGATACCTCTAAATACGACTCTGTTTTGGTTGCAGAACTCATGCGTCCACCGCTTGGCAAAGTGGAAATTACCGACAGCATGGAAAAGGTCGTCAACACATTCAAGGATGTGAATGCATGGAATTTGCCCGTACTCGAAAACGGCAAATACAAAGGCTATTTGAGCCGTTCTAAACTCTTTACGGAATACCGAAAATTGCTGGTCGAGTTTTCGGAAGATTGA
- a CDS encoding TonB-dependent receptor produces MPKHFRIPFLIITLFGLVFTSTSFGQTLTGSIISTNKSGVANAHITTNSGAHTHSDLKGKFAIDDVKLGDTLLITHISYMPQSVIVNDFEPLTVTLSESSFELAAVEVSHSLKAINSITKIDVAVNPVTTSQEVLRKVPGLIIGQHAGGGKAEQIFLRGFDIDHGTDITISVDGMPVNMASHAHGQGYADLHFVIPETIEEIDFGKGPYYADKGNFNTAGYVAMKTKDKLNESLVSLEYGQFNTIRALGMFNLMKNRPNQDAYVAGEFQLTDGPFKSSQNFNRINVMAKYNAAIDKRQFLSFQASYFNSKWDASGQIPVRAVENGLIGRFGAIDDTEGGNTHRINAAMNHTAILGEHTTVKSNAYYSRYGFELYSNFTFFLDDSINGDQIKQFERRNLAGFESVVDHHFHLNKGTIGLKGGLGMRYDDVNDVELSHTVNRDSLLVPYALGDIDESNIYAFLGADFEFGDFLINTAIRLDHFKFDYHNRLDSVYNNRSEQTIKPSPKFNVIYSPSNRWQLYLKTGMGFHSNDTRVVVAQNGRRTLPTAYGADLGAIIKPIDNLMINVGGWYLYLEQEFVYVGDAAIVEPSGRTQRLGADLSLRYQPLKWLFIYADFNYAFARAMDEPADANYIPLAAELTSVGGVSVNHPIGISGGINYRWIGDRPANEDYSITAKGYFVCDANLSYTWRKWTAGIVIQNLFNSKWNETQFATESRLRDETASVEEIHFTPGTPFFIRGKLSVRF; encoded by the coding sequence ATGCCTAAGCACTTCCGCATTCCATTCTTAATTATAACCCTTTTTGGACTAGTTTTTACATCAACCAGCTTTGGACAAACGCTGACGGGATCGATCATTTCCACCAACAAAAGTGGAGTTGCAAACGCGCATATCACTACTAATTCAGGCGCACATACGCACTCCGACCTAAAGGGAAAGTTCGCAATTGATGATGTAAAACTGGGCGATACGCTGCTGATCACGCATATCAGCTACATGCCACAGTCTGTCATTGTCAACGATTTTGAACCATTGACCGTAACTCTCAGCGAAAGTTCCTTCGAGTTGGCCGCTGTGGAAGTAAGTCATAGCTTAAAAGCGATAAACAGTATTACGAAAATTGATGTCGCGGTGAATCCTGTAACCACTTCTCAAGAAGTGCTGCGCAAAGTGCCTGGCCTTATCATTGGTCAACACGCTGGGGGTGGAAAAGCAGAGCAGATATTCCTTCGGGGATTTGATATCGACCACGGAACAGACATTACTATTTCTGTGGATGGAATGCCGGTGAATATGGCTTCGCATGCACACGGACAAGGCTATGCCGACCTCCACTTCGTGATTCCTGAAACCATAGAGGAAATAGATTTTGGCAAAGGCCCGTACTATGCCGACAAAGGGAATTTCAACACGGCAGGTTATGTCGCCATGAAAACCAAAGACAAGCTAAACGAAAGTCTGGTCTCGTTGGAATATGGCCAATTCAACACCATCAGAGCGCTAGGAATGTTCAACCTTATGAAGAACAGACCCAACCAAGATGCTTACGTAGCTGGCGAGTTTCAACTGACGGATGGCCCGTTCAAATCATCGCAGAATTTCAACCGAATTAACGTAATGGCGAAATACAACGCAGCCATTGACAAGCGGCAATTCCTATCGTTTCAAGCTTCTTACTTTAACAGTAAATGGGATGCAAGCGGGCAGATTCCCGTCCGTGCTGTGGAAAACGGTTTGATTGGAAGATTTGGAGCCATTGACGATACCGAGGGCGGCAATACGCACCGCATCAACGCAGCCATGAACCATACCGCCATCCTTGGCGAACACACCACCGTAAAGAGCAATGCCTACTACAGCCGCTACGGATTTGAACTCTACAGCAACTTCACGTTCTTCCTTGATGACTCGATAAATGGTGATCAGATAAAGCAATTCGAACGCAGAAACCTAGCAGGGTTTGAAAGCGTGGTCGATCATCATTTCCATTTGAACAAAGGCACCATCGGTCTGAAAGGCGGTCTTGGAATGCGCTATGATGATGTGAATGATGTAGAACTTTCGCACACCGTAAACCGCGATTCCTTGCTCGTTCCGTATGCGCTGGGCGATATAGACGAATCGAACATCTATGCCTTTTTGGGTGCCGATTTTGAGTTCGGAGATTTCCTCATCAACACGGCCATCCGTTTAGATCATTTCAAATTCGATTATCACAATAGGTTGGATTCGGTTTACAACAACCGTTCGGAACAAACCATCAAGCCGAGCCCCAAATTCAACGTGATCTACTCGCCTAGCAATCGCTGGCAATTGTACCTGAAAACAGGAATGGGATTCCACAGCAACGATACGCGCGTGGTGGTGGCGCAGAATGGCCGCAGAACGCTTCCTACTGCCTACGGAGCCGACCTTGGCGCCATCATCAAACCCATTGATAACCTGATGATAAACGTGGGCGGTTGGTACTTATATCTCGAACAGGAATTCGTGTACGTTGGAGATGCAGCCATTGTGGAACCCAGCGGCAGAACGCAGCGACTGGGTGCTGACCTGAGCCTGCGCTATCAACCGCTCAAGTGGCTTTTCATCTATGCCGATTTCAACTATGCTTTTGCTCGGGCTATGGATGAACCTGCCGATGCCAATTACATTCCGCTGGCGGCCGAGCTGACCTCGGTGGGCGGTGTTTCGGTCAATCACCCAATTGGTATTTCGGGCGGCATCAACTACCGCTGGATAGGCGACCGACCAGCTAACGAAGATTACTCCATCACGGCCAAGGGCTATTTTGTGTGCGATGCCAACCTGAGTTACACATGGCGCAAATGGACAGCTGGTATCGTTATTCAAAACCTCTTCAACAGCAAATGGAACGAAACGCAGTTTGCAACTGAATCGCGCTTGCGCGATGAAACTGCAAGCGTGGAAGAAATCCATTTCACACCCGGAACGCCTTTCTTCATCCGTGGAAAGCTGAGTGTGAGGTTTTGA
- a CDS encoding HAD-IIIA family hydrolase yields the protein MSHHNAFEEFATHNIKFLVLDVDGVMTDGGMYYTENGDQFKKFNTKDGMAIKIIREKGMNVAFLSSGSTNHIIQNRAKTLGVERVYVGSKPKLEVLNQWCNELGIKLENVAYIGDDINDLEVMDAVGFSGCPADAVEAVKMKATVILTRKGGDACVREFVDEHLLSS from the coding sequence ATGTCACATCACAATGCATTTGAAGAATTCGCAACGCACAACATCAAATTTTTGGTGTTGGATGTAGATGGTGTAATGACCGATGGCGGCATGTATTACACCGAAAATGGCGATCAGTTCAAGAAGTTCAACACCAAGGATGGAATGGCCATTAAGATCATTCGAGAAAAAGGAATGAATGTGGCGTTTTTGAGCTCAGGAAGCACCAATCACATCATTCAGAACCGAGCAAAAACACTAGGTGTTGAGCGTGTATATGTCGGTTCAAAACCTAAACTCGAAGTTCTCAATCAATGGTGTAATGAGCTGGGAATCAAGCTCGAAAACGTGGCTTACATTGGCGATGACATCAACGACCTGGAAGTGATGGATGCCGTTGGTTTCTCGGGCTGTCCGGCCGATGCTGTGGAAGCTGTTAAAATGAAAGCTACGGTGATTCTTACCCGAAAAGGTGGTGACGCTTGTGTGCGTGAATTTGTAGACGAGCATCTTCTCTCTTCCTGA
- a CDS encoding alpha/beta hydrolase fold domain-containing protein, protein MKTFHQLILILFLFVFSNANAQYCASDERYTEAVYFDIAEITVQNDVAYGQALDHLGVNTTLLMDVYYPSLTIDASPLRPFVLLMHGGGFSSGDKQLGDIRDLCYHLAMRGFACASINYRLGYDFTEYGQYKARYRSIQDANAAMRFVVANANSVRIDPNWLFVGGQSAGSLTAHGMIYADESECDNISVLYNATSISTELGGLYNSGNNLTDTYTIKGLFNNWGAVAGNEVETLEMVPTIAFHGGLDNTVLIDTDNSFANYSLFGSETMHDQLLAANICSELTVDILGGHGIYRNASSVFRAERASCFFKSIFCNSCSDFYATDSIPSNCSTTLGLSVAESAKNALVKAYPNPTNGIVWLEGINEPIEILVLNAMGQILSKQSSVTHVDLSEFPKGIYFILTESIGDSFDRHIIKVMKD, encoded by the coding sequence ATGAAAACATTTCACCAACTAATTCTCATCCTTTTCCTTTTTGTGTTTAGCAACGCGAATGCACAGTATTGCGCGAGTGATGAAAGATATACCGAAGCGGTCTATTTTGATATCGCAGAGATAACGGTACAGAACGATGTGGCATATGGTCAGGCATTGGATCATCTTGGAGTGAACACTACATTATTAATGGATGTGTATTACCCGAGCCTAACCATTGACGCTTCTCCACTAAGGCCGTTTGTGCTTCTGATGCATGGTGGTGGATTTTCTTCGGGAGACAAACAATTGGGAGACATCAGAGACCTGTGTTATCACCTTGCCATGCGAGGGTTTGCATGTGCTTCCATCAACTACAGACTGGGATACGACTTTACCGAATATGGTCAGTATAAGGCCAGATACAGATCTATCCAGGATGCTAACGCTGCCATGAGGTTTGTTGTTGCCAATGCCAATAGCGTGAGAATTGACCCGAATTGGCTGTTCGTAGGTGGACAAAGTGCGGGCTCGTTAACGGCTCATGGTATGATCTATGCTGATGAATCGGAGTGCGACAACATCTCGGTGCTATACAACGCTACGTCAATTAGCACAGAGCTAGGCGGTCTATACAATTCAGGCAACAACCTTACAGATACCTATACCATCAAAGGGCTGTTCAATAATTGGGGTGCCGTTGCTGGCAACGAAGTGGAAACTTTAGAAATGGTTCCAACAATTGCGTTCCATGGAGGCCTTGATAATACAGTGCTTATCGATACCGACAACTCATTTGCCAATTATTCTCTTTTTGGCTCGGAGACGATGCATGATCAATTGCTGGCGGCAAATATTTGTAGCGAATTGACAGTGGACATACTTGGTGGTCATGGAATATACAGGAATGCAAGCAGTGTTTTTAGAGCCGAAAGAGCCAGTTGCTTTTTCAAGAGCATTTTCTGTAACAGTTGTTCCGATTTCTATGCAACCGATTCAATCCCATCAAACTGCTCTACAACACTTGGTCTAAGTGTTGCAGAAAGTGCCAAGAATGCACTTGTCAAAGCATATCCAAACCCTACCAATGGTATAGTTTGGTTAGAAGGAATAAATGAACCCATAGAAATTCTCGTACTGAACGCAATGGGTCAGATTTTAAGCAAGCAAAGTTCTGTTACACATGTGGACCTATCCGAATTTCCTAAAGGAATCTATTTCATTTTAACAGAATCAATTGGAGATTCATTTGATCGCCATATCATCAAAGTGATGAAAGATTAA
- a CDS encoding FUSC family protein has product MKQRALSELTDQELLDIVKKKKSTSIKYALLIGFLIGIVIYGVAKNSWGFFTLIPLYFIYKLISNSRYDDKELEKILKERNLN; this is encoded by the coding sequence ATGAAGCAAAGAGCACTTTCAGAATTAACGGATCAGGAGCTGCTGGATATAGTAAAGAAGAAGAAATCAACTTCCATAAAATACGCCCTACTGATAGGGTTTCTTATCGGTATTGTCATTTACGGTGTGGCAAAAAACAGCTGGGGATTCTTTACACTGATTCCTTTGTACTTTATCTACAAGTTGATCAGCAACTCAAGGTATGACGATAAGGAATTGGAGAAAATTCTGAAAGAGCGAAATTTGAACTGA